A genomic region of Bufo gargarizans isolate SCDJY-AF-19 unplaced genomic scaffold, ASM1485885v1 original_scaffold_1806_pilon, whole genome shotgun sequence contains the following coding sequences:
- the LOC122923681 gene encoding zinc finger protein OZF-like, with translation MTNQGEDLTDIKVEDEEERMMGDPPCSSDLEEDIPGDVTTENPSNNFEENFMWPLNYKAEDEDIMQNSSGENLNLHPGLYSTDLLYNTSNHQELFSNQSKIVTTSTGQEGGNNMFQFTNRSSLSTHIRIHTGEKPYSCSECGKSFAYKSHLVIHERRHTGEKPYSCSECGKCFTDKSNLGTHEKIHIAEKPFSCSECGKFFVQKAGLVNHERIHTGEKPFSCSECGKCFTRKSKLVKHVRIHTGEKPYSCSECGKCFAQKTGLVKHMRIHTGEKPYSCSECGKCFSQKSILVKHVRIHTGEKPYSCSECGKCFSGKSSLAIHERRHTGAKPYSCSVCGKCFIDKSHLLIHEKIHTGERPFSCSECGKCFIDKSSLVKHQRFHTGEKPYSCSVCGKFFSDKSHLVRHERNHSGEKPYSCSECGKCFKQRSELVKHQRIHTLEMPYSCSECVKYVRQKTDLVTLDIANTEEKPNSCSQCGKHFLEKSNLGIHERIDTAEKQFSHILTYQVIN, from the coding sequence aAAATCCCAGTAATAATTTTGAGGAGAACTTCATGTGGCCACTAAATTATAAAGCAGAAGATGAAGATATCATGCAGAactcttcaggagaaaacctTAACTTACATCCTGGACTTTACAGTACAGATCTGTTATATAATACATCTAATCATCAGGAACTTTTTTCTAACCAATCAAAGATTGTTACCACAAGTACAGGTCAGGAAGGAGGTAACAACATGTTTCAGTTCACAAATAGATCAAGTCTTTCCACACAcataagaattcacacaggggagaagccatactcctgttcagaatgtgggaaatcttttgcatataaatcacatcttgttattcATGAGAGacgccacacaggagagaaaccatattcatgttcagaatgtgggaaatgttttacagataaatcaaatcttggtacacatgagaaaattcacatagcagaaaagccattttcatgttcagaatgtgggaaattttTTGTACAAAAAGCAGGACTTGTTaaccatgagagaattcacacaggagagaagccattttcatgttcagaatgtgggaaatgttttacacggaAATCAAAACTTGTTAAACAtgtgagaattcacacaggggagaagccgtattcttgttcagagtgtgggaaatgttttgcacaaAAAACAGGGCTTGTTAAACATATGAGAATTCATACAGGAGAAAAgccttattcatgttcagaatgtggaaaatgtttttcacaaaaatcaattcttgttaaacatgtaagaattcacacaggagagaaaccatattcatgttcagaatgtgggaaatgtttttcagGAAAATCAAGTCTTGCTATTCATGAGAGACGTCACACAGGGGCAAAACCTTATTCATGTTcagtatgtgggaaatgttttatagatAAATCACATCTTCTTATACATGAGAAAATCCACACAGGAGAGagaccattttcatgttcagaatgtgggaaatgttttatagatAAATCAAGTCTGGTTAAACATCAGagatttcacacaggagagaaaccttaTTCATGTTCAGTATGTGGGAAGTTCTTTTcagataaatcacatcttgttagacatgagagaaatcactcaggggagaagccatattcatgttcagaatgtgggaaatgttttaaacaaAGATCAgaacttgttaaacatcagagaattcacacgttAGAgatgccatattcatgttcagaatgtgtgaAATATGTTAGACAAAAAACAGACCTTGTTACACTAGATATAGccaacacagaggagaagccaaattcatgTTCACAGTGTGGGAAGCACTTTTTAGAGAAATCAAATCTTGGTATACATGAAAGAATTGACACAGCAGAGAAACAATTTTCACATATTTTAACATATCAGGTTATTAATTGA